From the genome of Eisenibacter elegans DSM 3317:
AGTCTATCATCACCAGCTCACAGATAGCTCTCAAACCTCGTGCGCCAAGGCGGGTTTCGAGGGCTTTTTGGGCTATCAGGCGCAAGGCTTCGGGGCTAAACTCCAGCTGCACATCTTCCATCGCAAATAGTTTTTGGTACTGCTTGACTAGCGCATTCTTGGGTTGGGTCAAGATATTGAATACGGCCTGCTCATCAAGAGGGTTGAGGTAGGTAAGCAAGGGCAGGCGGCCTATAAGCTCAGGAATCAGCCCATAACCTTTGAGATCCTGCGGGTTGACATAGCGCAGCAGCTCCTCAGGTTTGGGCGCTAGGCTGTTTTCTACCTCAGAAAAGCCAATAGGCCTAGTTTTGAGGCGAGAGGCGATAATCCGCTGAATCCCATCAAAAGCGCCACCACAGATGAAAAGGATATTGTCGGTATTGACTCTTACGAGGTCTTGTTCGGGGTGTTTGCGGCCACCCTTAGGGGGCACATTGACCTCTGAGCCCTCCAAAATCTTGAGCAGTCCTTGCTGTACGCCCTCCCCTCCTACATCCTTGGTGATAGAGGGGTTGTCGCCTTTGCGGGCTATTTTATCAATCTCATCAATGTAAACAATCCCCCGCTCGGCGGCGGCTACATCGTAGTCGGCAGCTTGTAGCAGGCGTGTCAAAACATTCTCGATATCTTCGCCCACATAGCCCGCCTCTGTGAGTACGGTAGCATCAGCCATACAGAAAGGTACTTGCAGAATGCGCGCCAGTGTGCGGGCTAAGTAGGTTTTGCCCGTTCCTGTTTCGCCTACCAAGAGGATGTTTGATTTTTCAATCAGCACCTCATCGTCTCGCATACTTTGTTGGAGGCGCTTGTAATGGTTATAAACTGCTACACTCAGAATCTTTTTCGCGTGCTCTTGCCCTACGACATATTGGTCGAGGTGAGATTTGATTTCCGAAGGGGGAATCAGCTTGAGAGGTTTGTTGAACTTAGACTTGGCCTTGCGTTTGGGCTTGACTTCTTGCTCCACAATCAGATTGGCCTGCTCCACACAGTCGTTACAGATGTTACCGTTCAGGCCTGTGATGAGTAACGAAACATCTGGCTTATTGCGTCCACAGAAACTACACTGTTGATTTTCCATAAGTTTTTATTCGAGTGGGAGTATGAGGCCGAAGCGCAAGAAAAAGCGAACTGCGCGTGGCTCACTGGATTGGTGCTTTGGTAATAAAACAAGAATACTGTACAAAAAACTCCGAAGAGCCTTTTGTACAGTGCAAAGTTTGTTAAGTGGCGCAGTGTTATTTACGTGGGCGTGAGAGCACCTCGTCGATGAGTCCATATTCTTTGGCTTCGATGGCGCGCATCCAGTAATCGCGGTCAGAGTTGCGTTCTATCTCTTCGATAGGCTTGCCGGTATGCTCTGCCAAGATTTCGTACAGTTCCTGCTTGAGGATGAGGATTTGCTTGGCCGTAATTTCGATATCAGAGGCTTGGCCTTGTGCTCCGCCTAAAGGCTGGTGAATCATCACACGGGCGTGAGGCAGGGCAGTGCGTTTGCCAGTAGTACCTCCGGCAAGCAGAATAGCCCCCATAGATGCAGCCAAACCCGTACAGATAGTCGCTACATCGGGCTTTACATACTGCATCGTATCATAAATACCTAGGCCAGCATATACCGAACCGCCCGGGCTATTGATATAGATGAGGATGTCTTTTTCAGAATCTAACGATTCGAGGAAGAGCAACTGAGCCACTACGATATTGGCCACTTGGTCGTCGATGCCTGTACCGAGGAAGATGATACGGTCACGCATCAGGCGCGAGAATACGTCCATTTGAGTTACGTTGAGCTGGCGCTCTTCGATGATATAAGGAGTCATATTTTCGACATAGCCCATGTAGCTGTCAATCGTTGT
Proteins encoded in this window:
- the clpX gene encoding ATP-dependent Clp protease ATP-binding subunit ClpX; protein product: MENQQCSFCGRNKPDVSLLITGLNGNICNDCVEQANLIVEQEVKPKRKAKSKFNKPLKLIPPSEIKSHLDQYVVGQEHAKKILSVAVYNHYKRLQQSMRDDEVLIEKSNILLVGETGTGKTYLARTLARILQVPFCMADATVLTEAGYVGEDIENVLTRLLQAADYDVAAAERGIVYIDEIDKIARKGDNPSITKDVGGEGVQQGLLKILEGSEVNVPPKGGRKHPEQDLVRVNTDNILFICGGAFDGIQRIIASRLKTRPIGFSEVENSLAPKPEELLRYVNPQDLKGYGLIPELIGRLPLLTYLNPLDEQAVFNILTQPKNALVKQYQKLFAMEDVQLEFSPEALRLIAQKALETRLGARGLRAICELVMIDLMYELPSRKDNPETILIDEALVQKQLANIPVQQLRAA
- a CDS encoding ClpP family protease, with product MLNREEFRKYAVHNHRISGTTIDSYMGYVENMTPYIIEERQLNVTQMDVFSRLMRDRIIFLGTGIDDQVANIVVAQLLFLESLDSEKDILIYINSPGGSVYAGLGIYDTMQYVKPDVATICTGLAASMGAILLAGGTTGKRTALPHARVMIHQPLGGAQGQASDIEITAKQILILKQELYEILAEHTGKPIEEIERNSDRDYWMRAIEAKEYGLIDEVLSRPRK